TCGGGTGGTCCGGTCGCAATTAGATACCACATTATAATGGAGACAAATTTGAAATGACCGCTAAGGATATTTACCCGAGTGTGGCCATAATTTCGGCCTCAGCCACTGTTGTGTCATCAACAGTCGCTTTTGCGGATGCCTTCACGATATTTGATCGGGATTTTAATATTTGAATGTTTAATAACAACTGGTCACCGGGTACCACCGGCTTTCTGAATTTAACTTTATCCATTCCCATAAAAAAAACCGGCTGACCTTGTTTTTCGGCAGGCATCGACTCAAGAGCAAGAACCCCTGCAGCCTGTGCCATGGCTTCCACAATCAAGACGCCCGGCATAATTGGATGGGTAGGAAAATGCCCTTGAAAGAAAGGCTCATTAATGGTGACATTTTTCAGAGCAGTAATCCGTTCACCCGGCACGATATCCAAAACCCGGTCAACCAAAATAAACGGATACCGATGGGGTAAAAGTTTCAGTATGGCCTGTATATCATAAGTTTTGTCCATAATATCTCCTAATGGGCTGCGCCAGTCATAAATGCCATAAAAGTGGTTTTAGACTGGCGCGCGAAGAGTCATCTTATTTTTTGTAATTAGCATTCAGCTGTTTAATTACTTGATCGGTAATATCAATTGAACCCGGCGAATACATAACGTCAAAATTATTGATAATCAGTAGATATCCCTCTTTTTTGCCGATTTCTGTGACCAGCTCAAATACCGCCTTACGCATTTCACCCGCCAGTTTTTTTTCGATGGCCTGCAATTGCCCGCGGTAGCGCTTCTCGAGAGTTTTGAGATCATTGAGTTTGATTCGGAATTCTCTTTCTTTTTCCTCACGTTTCTCTTTGCTCATCACCATCGATTCACGTTCAAGCTGTTTTTTAAGCTCTTCAATCTCAGCGCCTTTTTCTTTCAAGGCCGTCGTCATTTTATCACTTTGCTCTTTTATCTGCGCCTTGGCAGCTTTCCCTTGCTCAGATGTGCTCATAATTCGCTGGATATCAATGACGCCAATTTTGGCCACATCTGCTGCCATCGCCGGCCCGAGCCACATAAGACAAATAAAGCCAATGGATATCGCTTTTGATTTATAAGATCTTAACATTCTTTTCCCCCTGATGGTTATCGAAGTAATTTATGTTTTTGCTTTAAACATTTGCAGTTTTAAAAAGCCGATGCCATGGAAAATTCCCAGTTACCTGGGCCGTCATCTGTTTCTTTTTGATCAAGAATAAACCCATATTCCAGGCGCACGGGCCCCATGGGCGACATCCAGCGGATACCCAACCCCGCGCTTTGGCGCAAATCACCCGGATCGAGTTCGATGCTTTCATTATCCCCATAGACTCTACCGGTGTCAAAAAACAGTCCGCCAAATACGCCCTGATCCTTTAACAACGGAAACGTCAGATCCAAATTAAACTGCACGTATTTGTCACCCCCAATGGAATTGTTATCGTTGTCGCGTGGGGCCAAATCGTCACGCTTAAATCCCCTTAACGAACCAATGCCGCCTAAATAAAACTTCTCATAGTCGGGCAGTTTCTTTGTCCGGGTTTTATTAACATAGCCGGCTTCAGCATGAGGTGCAAGCACTAATCCCCAAAACAAAGGCAAGTAATAAGTGGTTTCGCCGATGTATTTCATAAACCCAATATCGCCACCCAGGCCGGCAAATTCAAATGAGAATCCATGATTGGATCCTTCCGAGGGCACAAAGGTACTGTCGCGAGAATCATAGCGCAGCGATGACTTGATACTGCTTTTTGTATTTTTGCCATTGAGCTCTTTGATGGAACCGGGCGCATCGCTGCTGATATTGCTGATGTCCGCTATATCATAGACATAGCCCAAACGCGCTCGGGTATAATTAAAAATAGGATAGCTAAAGGAAAGTCCAAAACCAAAACTGTCCTTATCATATTCTTCAAAGTCGTATTTCCAGTTGTAAAACGTAAGGGTTCCGCTTAAGGGAATATCCCAGACATAGGGCTCGGTGAAAGTGAGATCAATATCTTGGGTTTTACTGCCCATAGTGCCTTTGAGTTCCAGCTTTTGGCCCCTGCCAAAAAGGTTGCGCTCGGAAATGGAAATGGTTCCATATAACTTATCGGCATTTCCGTAGCC
The Desulfobacterales bacterium DNA segment above includes these coding regions:
- the fabZ gene encoding 3-hydroxyacyl-ACP dehydratase FabZ, translated to MDKTYDIQAILKLLPHRYPFILVDRVLDIVPGERITALKNVTINEPFFQGHFPTHPIMPGVLIVEAMAQAAGVLALESMPAEKQGQPVFFMGMDKVKFRKPVVPGDQLLLNIQILKSRSNIVKASAKATVDDTTVAEAEIMATLG
- a CDS encoding OmpH family outer membrane protein encodes the protein MLRSYKSKAISIGFICLMWLGPAMAADVAKIGVIDIQRIMSTSEQGKAAKAQIKEQSDKMTTALKEKGAEIEELKKQLERESMVMSKEKREEKEREFRIKLNDLKTLEKRYRGQLQAIEKKLAGEMRKAVFELVTEIGKKEGYLLIINNFDVMYSPGSIDITDQVIKQLNANYKK